The following are encoded together in the Trachemys scripta elegans isolate TJP31775 chromosome 7, CAS_Tse_1.0, whole genome shotgun sequence genome:
- the TADA3 gene encoding transcriptional adapter 3: MSELKDCPLQFHDFKSVDHLKVCPRYTAVLARSEDDGIGIEELDTLQLELETLLSSASRRLRVLEAETQILTDWQDKKGDRRFLKLGKEHELGTPVKHGKPKKQKLEGKGGHGTGPGPGRPKSKNLQPKIQEYEFPDDPVDMPRIPKNDAPNRFWASVEPYCADLTSEEVRTLEELLKPPEDEAEHFKIPPLGKHYSQRWAQEDLLEEQKDGARAAAAADKKKGILGPLTELDTKDVDALLKKSESQQEQPEDGCPFGPLTQRLLQALVEENIISPIEDSPIPELAGKDSGADGAGTSPRSQNKPFSVPHTKSLEGRLKEELIAQGLLESEDRPPEDLEDEVLAELRKRQAELKALSAHNRAKKQELLRLAKDELHRQVLRQRVRMADNEVMDAFRKIMAARQKKRTPTKKEKDQAWKTLKERESILKLLDG, translated from the exons AGTCGGTGGATCATCTGAAGGTCTGCCCACGCTACACCGCCGTGCTGGCCCGCTCCGAGGACGATGGCATCGGCATCGAGGAGCTCGACACGCTGCAGCTGGAGCTGGAGACGCTGCTGTCCTCGGCCAGCCGCAGGCTGCGGGTGCTGGAGGCAGAGACGCAG ATTTTGACAGACTGGCAGGACAAGAAGGGGGACAGGCGGTTCCTGAAGCTGGGCAAAGAGCATGAACTGGGCACCCCAGTTAAACACGGCAAGCCCAAGAAGCAGAAACTAGAGGGGAAGGGTGGCCATGGCACAGGGCCCGGCCCTGGGCGGCCCAAATCCAAGAATCTCCAGCCCAAGATCCAAGAATATGAATTTCCAGACGACCCAGTTGACATGCCTCGGATCCCCAAAAACGATGCCCCGAACag gTTCTGGGCCTCAGTGGAGCCCTACTGTGCTGACCTCACCAGTGAGGAGGTGCGAACCCTGGAggagctgctcaaacccccggaGGATGAGGCTGAGCACTTCAAG ATCCCACCCCTGGGGAAGCATTACTCTCAGCGCTGGGCCCAGGAGGATCTGCTGGAGGAGCAGAAGGATGGCGCccgggcagcagctgctgctgacaaGAAGAAAGGCATCCTGGGACCGTTAACAGAGCTGGACACAAAAG ATGTGGACGCCCTGCTGAAGAAGTCGGAGTCCCAGCAGGAGCAGCCTGAGGACGGCTGCCCTTTTGGGCCCTTGACGCAGCGCCTCCTGCAGGCACTTGTCGAG GAGAACATCATCTCGCCCATCGAGGACTCCCCGATCCCAGAGCTGGCGGGCAAAGACTCGGGAGCAGACGGTGCCGGTACTTCGCCCCGCAGCCAGAACAAACCCTTCAG CGTCCCCCACACCAAGTCCCTGGAGGGGCGGCTCAAAGAGGAGCTGATTGCCCAAGGCCTGCTGGAGTCGGAGGACCGCCCCCCCGAGGACTTGGAGGACGAGGTCCTGGCGGAGCTGCGCAAGAGGCAGGCCGAACTTAAGGCGCTCAGCGCTCACAACAGGGCCAAGAAGCAGGAGCTGCTCAG gcTGGCCAAGGATGAGTTGCACAGGCAGGTTCTGCGGCAGCGTGTGCGCATGGCTGACAATGAGGTCATGGATGCCTTCCGCAAGATCATGGCGGCACGCCAGAAGAAGCGCACACCCACCAAGAAGGAGAAGGACCAGGCCTGGAAGACCCTGAAGGAGCGTGAGAGCATCCTCAAGCTCCTGGATGGCTAA